CTAAGTCATGGGGATCCTGGCGCGTGCACGCAAGGCGGTGATTTTGGTCCTGGCAGCCCTACTGGTCGGTTGGCCGCCCACTCTGCCGGCAGTTGGCCAGATAGTCCTAGAAGACGTGGTTGCCCGCGGCTTCGAGGTCGCCGTTTCGATCACGCCGGTTGACCTGAGCCTGGAGATGGTGGGAGGCGATCTGCGTTTCCTGAGCCGGGGCACGCTGCGCGGGACCGCCCGGGTCGCCCTAGAGATCACGGCCGAACAGCCGGTCTCCCGGGTCAGGATGGAGCTGTCGTCTGCGCTGACCGTCCGGTCGGTGCAGGCCGAAGGCGCCAGGGTCACCTTCACACGGACGGGTTCACAAGTGCTTCTAACCTTTGACCCGGCGCTGTCCCCCAAGGCGCGCCAGACGGTGACCGTCGAGTACGACGGGCAGCCGCTCTATCTTTACAACGAGTTTGTGCTGCTCCACACCGGCGCGCTGTACCCGGTTCTGGTAAGCCCGTTCGGCGACTACTCCGCCAACATGGGCCGGGTGAGCATCCAGGTCACCGCTCCTGCGGGTTTTGCGGCCGTGTCCACGGGTCGGCAGGTCTCCGCAGAGGGGAACGTGGTGCGGTGGGACTCCGAGGTCGAGGTGCCCTGGGTCGCGCTGGCCGGAGGCAGGCGGCACCGGCGGGTGGAACGGACAGCCGGCGGCGTGCGGCTGCAGATCTACGTGATCCCGGGCGAGGAGCGCAACCTCGACAAGCTGGCCGGCTACACCGGGCAGGCCGTGGAGTTCTTCGGCCGGCTGCTCTACCCGTTTCCGTATACCGAGCTGAAGGTGGTCTCGCTGATCGTCGTGGGTGGGGGCATCGGGTATCCAGCGATGCTGCTGATTGACGACCGTGCCTTCAGCGGCACGATGCCCGGCGCGCTCAACCGTGACTCATGGCTCTTTCTCCTGATGGCACACGAGGCCGCCCACTCCTACGTGCCCAGCCGGACCGTGCCCAAGGGAGTGGGGTTCGTCTGGCTATCGGAGGGGTTCGCCGAGTACCTGGCCCTTATGGCTGTGGAGGCCGTGATGGGGCCGGAGGCGTTTGCCCGTGAGCTGCAGGAGGAGAGGGACGACTACGCCGTGATCGCCGGCAAGCCAGAGGACAGGTCGATCGCATCGTTCACGTTCGCCAACTACGGCCCGCGCGCCTCGCGCCGCGTGATCTACGGCAAGGGGAGCCTGGTGCTCCACATGCTGCGGTTCGTCATCGGGGACGATGCGTTCCGGCGCTCGCTGGCGGCCTTCTTCCAGCGGACCCGAGGCCGGGCGGCGCGCGTGGATGAGTTCCGGGATGTGGCGGAGGAGATCTCCGGAGCGAAGCTCGAATGGTTCTTCGACCAGTGGATTTCCCAGGTCGTGCTGCCCGACTACGTTGTGGCCTCTGCCTCCACGACCCGGACCGATGAGGGGGAGTTCCGAACCACAGCGACGATTCGCAACACCGGCACCGGAACTATGCCTGTGGATGTGGCGTTCGGCGCCGGTGAAGGCCGGGTCGTGCGCCGCGTCGAGGTGCCCGGCCGTGGCGAGGCCACGGTGACGGTTACGACCCCGGCGGCGATCAAGGAGGTCGAGGTTGATCCAGGTAGATGGCTGATCCAGTCGAACTATAAGAACGATAGGTACGAGATCCGATAACCGTAGCCCCGGCGCGCCCGGGGCCGAAAGGAGCAAGAGATGACCGATCGCAAGAAGGTTACGCTTCCGTCGCTGATGAGGAAGATGGCCGACGGCGTCCCGATCACGATGATCACCTGCTACGACTATGCCATGGCAGACCTGGTCGAGAAGGCCGGCGTGGACATAGTACTAGTTGGGGACAGTCTCGGAATGACCATGCTGGGCTACGCGGGCACACTGCCCGTGACTATGGACGACATGATCCGGTACACTCAGGGGGTGCGGCGGGGCACGCCAAACAGCTGGCTCATCGGCGACATGCCGTACATGTCCTACCAGCCGTCCGTGGAGAGCGCAATACGCAACGCTGGCCGGTTCATGGCCGAGACCGGGTGCGACGCCGTGAAGCTGGAAGGCGGCGCCGAGATGGCCGACCGGATGGCGGGCATCACCAGGTCAGGTATCCCGGTGATGGGGCACCTGGGGCTTACACCGCAGAGTGTGTCGGCGCTTGGTGGATTTAGGGTGCAGGGCAGAGACGCTTTGCAGGCCAAGAAGATCGTTGACGACGCCATGGCGCTCGAGGAGGCCGGGGCCTTCAGCATACTACTGGAGATGGTGCCCGACCGGGTGTGCGCGCTGATCGCCGAGCGTTCGAGCATCCCCATCATCAGTCTCGGTTCCGGTCTGGATGCCCACGGCCAGCTATTGATCTTCCACGACATGTTCGGGCTGTATCCGCGCTTCAAGCCCAGGATGGCCAAGGTGTACGGCAACGCAGGTGAGGTTATCCTAAACGGCCTTAGGCAGTACGTGGCCGAGGTGATCGGCCGCCAGTTCCCGCAGCCGGAACACGGGTTTGGAATTGACGACGAGCAGATGGCCGAGCTAAAACGCATGGTGGAGGGTGATGCCCCGTGAAAGACGAGCTTCGAGGGAGACTGCGCGTCTCCGACGCTCAACTGGAGGCAGTCAACGCGCTGTTGCTGGATCCCGGCAACCGGGTGGTGAACGCCCTGCTCGAGGTGATGCGTCCGTACGGGACCCCTGAGGAGATCAACCGCAAGGCCGAGTCGGCCCGCGCTCTTCCATCGCTGCTGTCCCGGCTCGAGGCGATGCGGTCTCCATACCTGGCCGACCTGCGCTGGCTGGCCGAGCAGCGCGACCGCGGCGCCTTCATCAGCATCGCGGACTATCGCCGCCGGATCCTGGGCCCGAGCGCGGAGGAGAGGGTCTTCGCCGAGGAGTTTGCCGTCACGCTGGAGATCAGCGCGCTGCAGTACTTCCCCTGGCTGATCAGCGAGGCCAGGCAGGCCATCGCCGGCGGAGAGCTGATGCCGGCGCGGTTCATCCGTGTGCGCAGGATGAAGGAGTCGGAGGCCGACGACGGTGACATGCCGGCCGTGGCCGCGGCCATGCAGATCATGGGCGCCAGCTACGTGGAGACGCTCGATACCAAGGGCACGGACGGCTCCAACGTGCACCTGGGCGGGCCTGAGACCATCACCGGCTACTTTGGAGGCATCGGCCAGCCCAACGACCATGCCCTCAAGTGGGTGGACGAGTTTCTGTACTACTACACGAACTACGGCACCCCCCAGGTGCTCAACATAAACCCGGGCACGGTGATGCTGGCGTACCTGCTGCACAAGCTGGGGGTGAACATCGAGTTCAAGATCTCGGTGTTCATGGGCAACGACAACCCCTACGCGGTCCTCTGGACGCTGATCGGCGCCAAGCTGTTCTCGCGTCCGGACGGCACCAGCCCCCTGATCGGCTTCAACTTCAGCAACTCGGTGAACAACCAGACGATCGAGCGCTGCGCCGAGGCGCGTCGCGCGCTTGACTTCGAGACCGTGGTGCGGTTCGAGCACCACATCACCGAGACGTGGAAGAGCATCGTGCGCCAGCCCTACAACCGGAGGCGCGAGCTGGTCGAGGTCGCCGGGCGCGTCGCCAACATCTCCGCCAAGCACGAGGGCGGCGACCCAGAGGTGGAGCAGACCCGCGAGCACCCTTCGGATGTTCTGGATTACTTCCGGGAGAAGGCCGAGGTGGAATCGAGCGGTCAAATGGCGCTTCTGGAGCGCAACTACCTGGACAAGCACGCCGCGCTAAACCAGACGGCGCGGGCGCTGACCGAGGGAGGGCTGGCGTTCGTGGCGGCCCGCAACCTCCACAGAGGGAATGCTCCGGAGGTGGACGGCTAGGTATCCGACTCCGTTGACTTTCCGATCATTCTCGCTTACTAT
Above is a genomic segment from Armatimonadota bacterium containing:
- a CDS encoding M1 family metallopeptidase — protein: MILVLAALLVGWPPTLPAVGQIVLEDVVARGFEVAVSITPVDLSLEMVGGDLRFLSRGTLRGTARVALEITAEQPVSRVRMELSSALTVRSVQAEGARVTFTRTGSQVLLTFDPALSPKARQTVTVEYDGQPLYLYNEFVLLHTGALYPVLVSPFGDYSANMGRVSIQVTAPAGFAAVSTGRQVSAEGNVVRWDSEVEVPWVALAGGRRHRRVERTAGGVRLQIYVIPGEERNLDKLAGYTGQAVEFFGRLLYPFPYTELKVVSLIVVGGGIGYPAMLLIDDRAFSGTMPGALNRDSWLFLLMAHEAAHSYVPSRTVPKGVGFVWLSEGFAEYLALMAVEAVMGPEAFARELQEERDDYAVIAGKPEDRSIASFTFANYGPRASRRVIYGKGSLVLHMLRFVIGDDAFRRSLAAFFQRTRGRAARVDEFRDVAEEISGAKLEWFFDQWISQVVLPDYVVASASTTRTDEGEFRTTATIRNTGTGTMPVDVAFGAGEGRVVRRVEVPGRGEATVTVTTPAAIKEVEVDPGRWLIQSNYKNDRYEIR
- the panB gene encoding 3-methyl-2-oxobutanoate hydroxymethyltransferase, whose translation is MTDRKKVTLPSLMRKMADGVPITMITCYDYAMADLVEKAGVDIVLVGDSLGMTMLGYAGTLPVTMDDMIRYTQGVRRGTPNSWLIGDMPYMSYQPSVESAIRNAGRFMAETGCDAVKLEGGAEMADRMAGITRSGIPVMGHLGLTPQSVSALGGFRVQGRDALQAKKIVDDAMALEEAGAFSILLEMVPDRVCALIAERSSIPIISLGSGLDAHGQLLIFHDMFGLYPRFKPRMAKVYGNAGEVILNGLRQYVAEVIGRQFPQPEHGFGIDDEQMAELKRMVEGDAP